The genomic window CTCGGAATGCCTGCTGATATTAAATGCATCGCTTTTGAGAATTAAAGTAGCTCCTGAGTTTTCTACTCCAAAAAAAAATTGACTATTTTCGAAGTACTTGGCTTGAAACCTGCGCTTGCGGGCACTTTTAATGGCACCGTGCTTACCCAGAAACCTCCACGACCAAGCATTCGCCGTCAATGACCCagcgatcaaatgcgcaggcgtaaAGGCCTCAGCTTGTCCCCCAAAATGCGCATGCGCTTAATGAACAAAAGGCTCTGGAGGGTCGGCAGCAGGTAGGAAACGGACGGGGGTTTCATCAGCAATTGTGTCCGCATCCTGACTTGAGGGATAATTGTTGCGAGCTCCGGGTACACCGTGGCCCCGCACCCCGAGCAGTCCCGTTTCTTTCCCTGAAACAGCTCCACGATCCGGACCCAGGCCCCGGGGAGCTTTCTGTTGAGCGAAGCCGCTTTCGCCATTTCTAAAGCGCAGGCGCATTGCTGGGACCGTGCCGAATAGGGGGGGGTCTCTCGTTCCTGAGGTTTCTATCCGTGAGAGCATGTTTCGTATCATTCTCCTTGGGTACGTGATGATATCAGACACCTTTGTcctgagaccattcacctgctccgtgtgcgGGAAGGCACTCACTCAGTTATCAAGTGAcctgtagctttcacatcacaaaagtGCCACACTCCAAAGAGAAATCCTACTGTTCTCCCCTTTCACTAGCGTTGACCCAAGGCACAGATCGAACACGGGCGGAAATGGTCCAGACTGGAAAACAGTCGGAGAATTGGTCTAGATGTGTGACCTGTGCCCGGTTAGAAGATGATGAGTTGTTTCTGCACCGTGAGttaaacctcactgtaacagtgtgatgtcagagctCACCACAGGGGCTAAAATAATCTCGTCTGAAATGTCgcccttcacccattgatgtcttttgtaaatctttttacagattGGAAACGGCAAAGAATTTGTGTACAGGAATCTCAAACATAACAGCACGTCAGATTTGCTGTCTCTGTGCAGATGTTTCCCTTGTAACACTAGTTTATCTGTTGTTGATCGTTGGAGATGAAGAACTATCTCATCCCAGCTGGAAAAGTTTTTTTATCTCTGAAATGAGGTTTTCTGTTATAACTCAGTGAAATCGATTGGAACCAGGGTACTGAGAATACACCAGCGTTTGTTttcctgactaagggtctcgaCCCGTAACGGTGaccgtacttcttcctatagttgctgcttggcctgttgcgttccaccagcattttgtgtgtgttgtttgttcaACAGAGATCAGTCCTTCAACTCCATTGATTGTGCAAGGGGTTCACTATGTCTGACATCTGACTTGATAGCAGGGAgatatcattctccttctctcagtgtaGGAAGGGGTTCACTCACTCAGCCAACCCACAGACACACCAGTGAGTTCGCCGTGGGGAGAGGCCCTTTACCTGctctgtgtgtgggaggggatcTACTCACTCATCCAGCCTGAAgaaacatcagcaagttcacaccatagAGAGCGGGTTCACCTGTTGTATCTGCAGGAAGCGATTCATGCTGTTATCCAAGCTGAAGATACATCTGAAAATTCACATCAGTGAGAAACTGCTTACCTGTTCTGTGTCTGGAAGGAGATTCAATCACTCAGCTCACCCAGAAAAACACCAGTGACTACACCACAGAGAGACTATCGcgtgtgtgggaagagattcactcgggcATCTCACCTACGGACACACCGAGGGAGAGAgcattcatctgttctgtgttTGGAAAGAGATTCATTTGGTCATCTGATCTGCTGACACATGAGCGAGTTCACATCGGGATACATCTGCTCTGAACCTGGGACGGGAGTTACTTGTTCATCCCATCTGCGGACAAACCAGTTAGTTCACACtgtggagaggccattcacctgctcagactgtgggaagaggttcactcagtcatcccacctactgacgcaccagttagttcacacgggggagaagccgttcacctgtttagactgtgggaaaggattcactcggtcatctcaactgaaggtacatcagcgagttcacacaggagagagaccattcacctgcttagaatgtgggaagggattctctcggtCGTCTGACCTACTAGCACATCAgtcggttcacactggggagaggccattcacctgctcagtctgtgggaagggatttcctcggtcatttcaactgaaggtacatcagcgggttcacactggggagaggccgttcaaatgttctgaatgtgggaagggattcactcagttagcCCACCTACagacacatcagcgagttcacacgggagagagaccattcacttGTTCCGTGTGTGGAAAGGCATTCACTCAGTTATCAAGCCTCCAGacgcaccagtcagttcacactggggagaggccattcacctgctcagactgtgggaagggattcactcagttatcccacctacagacacatcagtcagttcacactgggaagaaaccattcacctgctcagactgtgggaagggatttcctcggtcatttcaactgaagctacatcagcgagttcacactggggagaggccattcacctgctcagactgtgggaagggattcactcagtcatcccacttgctggcacaccagtcagttcacactggggaatggccattcacctgttccgtatgtgggaagggatttactcagtcatcccacttactagcacaccagtcagttcacactggggagaaaccatttgcctgctcagactgtgggaagggattcactcgatcatttcaactgaaggtacatcagcgaattcatactggggagaggccgtttacctgctcagactgtgggaagagattctctcggtcatcccacctactggctcaccagtcagttcacactggggagaagtcatttatctgctcagactgtgggaagggattcactcggtcttctcaactgaaggaacatcagcgagttcatactggggagaggccgttcacctgcttagtctgtgggaagggatttcctcgatcatttcaactgaaggttcATCAGCggtttcacactggggagaggccgttcacctgctctgaatgtgggaagggattcattcagtcatctcacttacagacacaccagcgagttcacatagGAGAGAGACCATTCATCTGTTccatgtgtgggaagggatttactcacTCATCCCACCTACAAACACACCAGTgtgttcacagtggggagaagccgttcatctacccagaatgtgggaagggattcacttgctcatctcacctactgacgcaccagcaggttcacactggggagaggccgttcgccTGCTCAGACTGGGAGGGGATTTCctcagtcatttcaactgaaggtacatcagcgagttcacactggggagaagctgttcacctgctctgaatgtgggaagggattcacttgaccGTCTCACCTTGTGACACATTATTGGGTCCACACTGGGGAAACAGTttaaataagctgcatgctggatatgtAAACCACCACAGTCGCTGAGTCCAGAGGCAAGTTCAAAAGTGACTGTTGGTGccgaactctgcaattattgctgctgcttctcacacccagttttgcaccctggtcactgggcatgggaggagtttcttctgttAATATTCAACTTTAATGCatctggagtttaatattctggatctgtgactaataaatcagttctattttaaactctgtctcagATACTTAGTGAATCTGCAACACACCTTGTGTATGGTCGGGAGTCAACTCAGCCTAGCTGCACCCTGCCAGAGTTTCTGTTCCAGGACAGACCTTTTAAATCCATCCCTGCAGTTTATCTCTCATTCTCCCCTACCCCTGTCCAGAGCCGAAACACTGCCCTTATCTGACCCTGCAGCCGTGTTGTTAGACTACACCACTGTCCTCTGAAGTCTGAAAGCAGGACGGGGAACCATTAGTTggatgaaggcacacactcagcgattcaggaacagcttcttccccactgccatccgattcctaaatggacatggaaccctcagacactacctcactttttaaataaatatttctgttttttgcacgattttttaaaattattcaatatacgtatactgtaattatttatttattattattttgtttttttcttcttctatattatgtattgcattgaactgctgctgctaagttaacaaatttcacgacacatgctggtgatagttaacctgattctgattctcatggagcagggtcagaaaccagacaGGTGAGCACAGGGTAGAGTTTGTGGCTTTGGACAGTGGTAGGGGTAACAGCATATGATGAGGAGCAGGGAAACAGCGGGGGACGTGGCAAcggatgacagagtagcaacttttggaagctgattgacagaggaAAAAAGTAGGTTGACTTTGACTGTTGATGTTGAGAATATTGCTTGTGGGAGCTTgccttttgtaaactttttacCGGGTAGAAAGAGCAAAGATTTGTGTGCAGCAATCTCAAACACAACTCATCAGTTCTGCTCTGAATGTGTTTTACCAGCACTTGGTGGCCATCAATCTTTGAAGGTGGCATTGGACATGCTAGGTAGCATGATAGATACCACACCAGCAGTAGCAAGGAGAACCCAATTCAGTGTATGGATAAAATTTGGATGAACCAACCTGGAGATAAACCTTGTAAATTGTCTTCAAGTTATTGAAGCAGTGAACAGGTATTTCCTTTGTAACTCCAGTTGTTGATATTTGGAACAAAAGgcacatcacatcccagcttgAAACATGCATGTGCTTTCTGTCTGAAATTAAATTTTCTGTTTTAACTTCTTATTGAAACCCATTGGTCCAGGGCCCTGTGGACACTACAGTACATCTTCACTAGAGATCAGATGCTCAACTGCTTGAAGTATGGGAAGGATTCACTGCATCCTCTAATCTGATGAGACATCAGGGAGTTCATAGCAAGGAAATATCATTCACCTGTTCTGAGTGTGTGAAAGGATTCAGTTGTTTGTCCAGCCTGCAGATATATCAGCAAATTCACAGTGAGGAAAGGTCATTCATCTGttgtgtgtgtgggaagggatataTTCAGTCTTCCAACCTGCAGAAACACTGatgagttcacactggagagaggccactCCTTTGCTAGGTTGTGGAATGGTACAGGACTATCTCTGTCATCCAGCCTGAAGATACATCAGAGAGTTCTCGCAACGGAGCAACAGTACACCTATCCTGACTGGAAGTGGGATTCATTCAGTTCTCCAACATGAAGACACATCAGAATCCACAccagggagaagccattcacctgctctttCTGTGGGATGGGATTCAATCAAAATGAAACACAATGCAATCAATTAAAAAACACACATGACagagacaaacaaccaatttgcaaaagacaacaagttgCGCAAATCAATGAGCGCCGCATGGGTCAGGGAAGAAGCACCAATGCAGTACTGCTCCACGTAGCCGCTCACAGACAggtatagctgggacccatggctacatgttttgtttgaaggaagtgggaggaaccaaagcagcagttattaagagtgaggacaagtttcgacaggtggaggagggaggagagtgtcATCTACGTGAAACAGTCTATATTTCCAAACCTAAgctggtatcactccccaacttttcctacgctacatcaacgactgcattggtgctgcttcttgcacccaTGCGGAGCTcgtcaatcaacttcccagctctttacttcacccttccgccacctcccggtttcacctatcaccttgtggttcttccttgccttccCCCTCTTACTCTCACTCCTGCCGAAGGATTTCGTCCCAGCATgttgactgtactcctttcctagaagctgcctggcctgctgagttcatccagcgttttgtgtgtgtagctctgactccttaattttttttttcagtcctgatgaagggtctcagcccgaaacatcgactgtttactcctatccataaatgctgcctggcctgccgagtttctccagcattttgtgtctgttgcctggatgtccagcagctgcagattttttcttatttgtccttgataatggatgtcgCTTTCCTGTGACTGTGCTTTTGGTaaatgtgctcactggtgggaagggctttacccgtgacggactgggatgtatccattatattttgtaatttttactgttcaaggggattggtgttcccataccaagccatgatacaacttgtcagtatactctccactgcaaatttatagaagtttgtccaagttcCAGATGACATATGGAATCTATGCAAACTTTAAGAAAGTTGAGGCTTGCTGAGCCACCTTTGTAATGGtatttatgtgctggtcccagcacagacccaCTGAAATGATGACATTGAGGAAGTCAGAATTTCTgactctctctacctctgatcctctgatgaggactggctccccACCATCCCAGGGCATGTTCAATTCTCGCTAATGCCATTGGGAAGGAAGAACAGAGGCTTCGGGTCGAACTccctcaggttcaagaacaattattacccttccaCTAGTGGGCTCCTGAAACATTGTGGATTACTTCACTCACctcgactctgaactgattctacaaactatggactcacttctgaGGACTCTGCAACTGCTATTCTCAGTATCATTtaatttactatttatttataattattatttgctATTTGTGTTTACATACTTTGtcttctttggcacattggttgaGT from Mobula birostris isolate sMobBir1 chromosome 29, sMobBir1.hap1, whole genome shotgun sequence includes these protein-coding regions:
- the LOC140190249 gene encoding LOW QUALITY PROTEIN: uncharacterized protein (The sequence of the model RefSeq protein was modified relative to this genomic sequence to represent the inferred CDS: substituted 1 base at 1 genomic stop codon), which translates into the protein MSEFTSGYICSEPGTGVTCSSHLRTNQLVHTVERPFTCSDCGKRFTQSSHLLTHQLVHTGEKPFTCLDCGKGFTRSSQLKVHQRVHTGERPFTCLECGKGFSRSSDLLAHQSVHTGERPFTCSVCGKGFPRSFQLKVHQRVHTGERPFKCSECGKGFTQLAHLQTHQRVHTGERPFTCSVCGKAFTQLSSLQTHQSVHTGERPFTCSDCGKGFTQLSHLQTHQSVHTGKKPFTCSDCGKGFPRSFQLKLHQRVHTGERPFTCSDCGKGFTQSSHLLAHQSVHTGEWPFTCSVCGKGFTQSSHLLAHQSVHTGEKPFACSDCGKGFTRSFQLKVHQRIHTGERPFTCSDCGKRFSRSSHLLAHQSVHTGEKSFICSDCGKGFTRSSQLKEHQRVHTGERPFTCLVCGKGFPRSFQLKVHQRFHTGERPFTCSECGKGFIQSSHLQTHQRVHIGERPFICSMCGKGFTHSSHLQTHQCVHSGEKPFICSECGKGFTRSFLLKVHQRLHTGERPFSCSDCGKGFTQSSQLLAHQSVHTGERPFTCSECGKGFTRSFLLKVHQRLHTGEKPFTCSDCGKGFTQASQLQRHQSVHTGKRPFTCSDCKKGFTQTSDLLAHQRIHTGERPFICSECGKRFTHSSTLLKHQRVHTGERPFICSVCGKGFSQSSGLQTHQQVHTGERPFTCSDCGKGFTRSSQLKVHQRIHTGEKPFTCSDCGKGFTHSSDLLAHQRVHTGERPFSCSECGKGFTQSSNLQRHQRVHTGERPFTCSDCGKGFIQSSQLLAHRSVHNGERPFTCSDCGKGFTQLSQLKVHHRIHTGEKPFTCLDCGKGFTQLSTIQRHQRVHTGERPFTCSRCGKGFTRSSSLQRHQSVHTRESPFNCSDXGKGFSQSSQMTGTPVSSH